CTGGATGAAGGCCTTTCTCTCTTATGTAGTGCGTTTGTACACTCTGGCACTGTTTAACtgaaagttgtgtgtgtttacattggtAGCATTTAACTTAAGGACCTGTTTGTATACTCTGGCAGCATTTAACTAATTCAGTCGGCCTTCGGTTTAGCCAGGTCTGGGTTATCCTGTTGTGTCGGTTGTGGTAATCAGTGCATTTCTGTAATGTCGGAGGTATGTTTATTTAGACACTTCACACCCAtaaccacacatacataaaacctTGTTTGAGTCTTCTTGGTTTTCCTGAATAAGCCACTGTTTTCTTAATTGTGCACTGCTAAGTGTGGGAACTGCAAAAGACACATCCAAAAACAAGTGAGagataaacagtaaaatacaaatgaatttGATTAatgactattttttttttctatttgcaCTAAtctgaaatctttttttccaaaatgtttaTGGTATGTCTAAGACAGGGCAGGCTATATGATTATGTGGAGTGAGGTTTAAAACCTACTCACCTCCCAGAATGCCTGATCATCAAAACACTTCCTGTCTTGCTGAGGTTTCCAAAATTTCAATTTCAGGAGGAAtcctgtaaatgtatatatattcatagTAGTCTGAAGTTCAGGGGAACATGTAGATAAGGCAATCTAGTAGGCTTGTTGTCTAATTAATTTTGCATATGTATTAAGCATGCAGTTTATTAAATCTAACTATCAAAATTATGTGAGTATTGCAAATGGGTTTATAAGTAATGGTTTAAAGCTCAGTGGTGTTTTCTGAAACTTGATGGAACTTTATGGAATTCTGTTGGGCTTTACATATATCTACACTGCTATAACACTGATGAGTTATATCATCTTCAAATCAGatgtgaaacacatttataaccACATATTGTATGAATAGCTGTCTCATTATAAACACGCCTTCAGTTTTGCAGGTGGGTGTTCCAACCTAGATATAGGGTTGTACCTTGGCGACATACCTGTGATGGTGCCTGTAACCAGGCTCATACTGACGGAGATGAGTAAAATACAGATGTAATGCACTGCAAACCTGATGGCTCTGAGGAagatgtgcgcacacacacacacacacatacacatacatatatatatatatatatatatatatatgatggaGTATACGTTTCTGTGACTGAACATATTAGACCACTATAACAAGAAAAATACTAGACTTCCTAGTTTTACATAATGTTTTACTTTAATGTACTTTACATTACATAAGTATTGCCATGGTAAATGGCATGTAAAAATCCATCCTAAAACGGCTGCATAATATGAAATGTAACTTTACATTGTGGCATCATCAGTGTTGACCAGCTGTAGGAAAAGATCAGCAAACCATCCCAGAATTCCTGGTATAGCATGTACACTCAGGACACCACAGGTATCATGACACTCAAAAGCAAACAGCATGTGATCCTGGGAGACATAGGGTTAATTATTGATGACTGACAAAACACAGATCTACAATGAAATCACTTCCCCTGGAAAATTGCTAGTAACCTAATCACTGCAATTCTCAAAGTTGTACCAATATAACACATATAAgccatatataaaatgtatattaaatttAAAGTAGAAAACATCTTTACACCAACATGTCAACATGATATGAACAAATGTGATTGAAGTCTGTCTCCTAACCAAAGCAAGGCTATCAAATCTGTTTGCTTTGGACAGACTCATTGGTCCTGTAATCTGCACTTACCTACCTTCATATATCGAAATCCCAGAGTGGACAAAAGAGTAGCACACATGCCAATCACCATGGCGACCCATGGATCAAGGACTGTTCTGATTGCTCCAATAGCAACCCCACCTGCCAGGGCGGCACCCTGCACATGCACCTGGTGGAAGACACATGGAGTCAGAAGAGTGTAAGAACGTCTTTAGACATCTTACACAACCAATTTTaactatgtaaaaatgtattttacctgAAAAGCATTTATCTGTCTTTTAGATTAACTTACTAAATTGGATGTGGTGAAATGTTAGCGATAGCTAACATATTTTCTGAGAGATTTCTCTGAGATAATTCTCCGAGATATTCTCTAAGATAATTCCTATAGGTAGGGGATTGTATCACAGTGCAGGAATATACTAGTATATCTTAATCTTCAAGTAAATCACTCTTAAattaagcatttatttaatttaatttagattcAGATTAATGTATCTTAACCTTAAAACTATCTTAGTCCATCTTAAAAGTTAATATCTGAAAGAGAAGCTCCGCAGACTCACCAGGTTGATTTTCCCTTTGGGactcagcagcacagagagcGCCATGGCTGTTACTGCACTTACTGCCAGGGACAGATATGTGCTATACATGATCCTGATTTCCTGAGCTTCCACAAAGTTAATACTAGGCCAGAACATCCACAGTAACAGCATCCCTAGGGGTAGGAGCAAGAGCAATTTTAATTAAGTCACATAAAGCTTAAGTAACGTCCTGTCACAGAACAGGCAGAGGAGCCTTTTGACTTTCATTTATTATATTCTTTGTCAGTAAAAAATCAGGCAGAGAAGGCAAATCCGTGGACAAGAAAAAACGGTTATTGTGAATTTCTGCTTAAATATCaggtgttttatttaattggATTAGGTGTGTTGCTTGCTCACCTAGTGTAGAAAACAAGCCAGTTTTGCTGTCAAACTTTTCCTTCTCGTGCCTTGGCTCAGCCTCACTGCGATAAAGCACCCAGGACGTCATCACTCCAAAAAGAGCACCAAACACATGCAGCTGCATTGTGGTGTTGAATGTGTCATTCTAATAAAGAACAGTGATCATCTTAGTGAGAACTTAAAGTATAAACTGCATTTAAGCAATGTTTGACTGAATATATCTGCGCTGTTTAAGTCTCTAAGAATGTAAGTATTTCGTTCAGAACAGAGATGGGAAAATTAGATTCTTCAGGATGTATGTGAATACTCTTTGCTCAGCCTTTGAAATATCCCTctaaagcacatttcagatgtttgCTTTTCCAGAAAGCAACTGAAAAAACTAAAGGAAAATATCCAAGTGTGCCTTGGATACGGAACTTCTCACCTTGAAAAGTTTTTTTATGAGCCCCTGGTTCACCACAAGCCCTGTGACCTCAAGGAGCCCCAGCAGGAGCAGCTGTGCAGGGTTGGTCTTACCGTGGACTGCACCCATGGCAACAAGAGCCGAGGCTGCACACAGCTCTGCATTAACCAAGCTGgtggaggaagaaagaggaatCATTTGGGTGAAAATAATCATTTGGGTGGGAGGAATCATTCTGGTTGGGTAATGGAATACTAAACGTGACCACCACATGCTGAATCTTCTGAAAGTCAGAGGCAAACAAATCTTTCCTTTGCATTACTGGACATGTAGTTAGAGAAAAGCAGTCCATGCTGACAGATTCTAAAATCTGTTTTGCTTTTCCCAGACTGCTGGAGCTGTTTTACTGATTTGAGAGTGAATCCTTAGTTTGTCTGCATAGTGACAAATTATGACAGACTGTGAAAGTGTCATTATGATGTGTCTGAAAGGGTGTCCCACATGCGTCATGATGACGTGTCTAAAAGGGTGTCTTGTGTGCGTCATGATGATATGTGTCTGAAAGGGTGTCTCACATGCGGTATGCTAAAGTGTATCTGTGGTCATGGTACGCAGTGTTCCTCAAAAGAACTTTATCTATAGTGAGTCTGCAAGTGGAGAGAGGAAACTCCTCTCTGTTTGTCTAAGGTCTAGTTCTGGTGCCAGGTTTGCAGGAAAAAGAACCAGAACCGAGCACTCTTGTCTTATAAATGATCATACCCACACAAGTATGTCCTTGCCTATTCAGGTTGATTTGGACTGGCCATTTGAAATGGCTGGAGTGGAAAGATGACAGGAAGGCATTGATGAAGGTGGCCCACTGGACTACCATTGCGGCCACCAGCAACCCAAAGCCTGTCCCGCTGAAGCCATACCGCACCAGGAACATGGACATGAAGCCAAAGCCCAGGAACACTATCACATGAACATCTTGAAAGTCTGTGTGGAAAGAAAGGTGGGTAAGTTACATGTGCAAAAGCAGAATTGTGTGTGATTATAGTAAGtaatttctttaattcatttttaaaaagtcagtaTAATCTGTCCTGTCTAACACAGGCCACTGTGTGTCTCCCAAATTTACTGATTTATTGACCTGAAAGCCAACACTCTTTTTAGCTGTTGCTGTAACAGTAAATACAATGCAGTAGATGTTACTGTTACTTTCCATCTAAAACCACTAGAGGGCGAGTTGTACTTTGTTGTCCACATTATTTAGACATGGCCCTGTTAATCAGGCAGTATAGGTGCAGTTGTCGAGGAATCTGGGAATGTCTCCTTTAGTTTTGGGACTGGGAGGCTATGGATAATGCAGCCGATCATGTCTTTCATTTGATAAGTGTTGTTAAATCTAAGGAttcattaaaactaaaaatcaTTCAATGCCCAGATATGTTTTAATAACAGATTATCTGATGAACAAACCACTTACCTGCTTTCTGCCAGAAACCCAGTACTACTGAAGGAGTAGCAGCTGGGAAATTAGGGCAAATCATTCTTCATTAGCAGATGAATGTTTGCAAACATGGTTAAAGGGTGGAGGGTTTCTTATCACCCGAGACCAGCAGAGCTTGCCATCCCCACCCAACAGCGAGGGCAAGGACAAGCCTCCACTTTCTTAAACACCACACAGACTAATCAAGCTGGATGCTGCAATACACTCgaaatgatacattttaaatgtcagacTGCCTGGAGAAGAGTTTGCCTTTCCAGGGCAGACGCACATTTAAAAACTGAGTTATTCATTCACACCTGACTGAAGCAGATCGTATATGATAAATTAATACCAGAGGTACATTAACTTATTTGCTCATCCACGATAttacatgtgtatgcatgtggttGGTTTCTTTCTTCAAACACAGCATAAAGCAGAACGTATAACACaacctaaatacacacacacactatatatatatatatatatatatatatatatatatatatatatatatatatatatatatataatgaataaagACTTACTTGCATATAAGTAAAGAAACTCTTGATTTTTCGTCTTTTTAAATTCCTCTGTTTccacaaaaaaagcaaaaagcacaaTGAAGATGATCTCTAGCATCAGAGCCATGGCTGGCAGCCGGGCCCAGAGACTGGGAGCGTAGTGAGGGGCCATGAGTGAGCGTTCAGCACTCTGTGGgtctgtgcatgtctgagcAAAGCTGAGCTGGTTCTACTCTACTGGCCAGGGAGAGGAGCACATGCAACCAGTCCTCTGAACTGTGAGCACCAGGATGTTCCATGCAAGTACCCAGAGGGACCTGCGTGCCAGAGATATGTTCCATttaggctgtttttttttgttttttttttcccaagtgAAGTTGCTGCTGATTATCTCATGTTTTAACTAAAGGAAGTCTAAATTTTGGCTTTCATTATACAAATTATTAAATCAGAGGTTACTAAAAATGTCACTTGTGCGGTTCTTGAGTAGTTATTAACCATGATGgtaacatgcaaaaatataatgtaatataatgcaTTTCTAGTCTACTATTGTTGCAGTGGCTCACACCTCTTGGCCTTATCACGGTGGCAGATATCTCACTAAATCCTCTCCTCAAGCCTTTTGTATCAGCAGCCACTAATAAAAAAGCCTGAACTATCAAATGGAACATGCTGATAATTTATAACGTTTGACATTAGTAGTTACTTAAGCAAGCCGATTTTCTTGTCGGTGGAGTTAAATATTGTTACAGCTATAAACAATATCACgcaaatatttcaaacattttactcGCGTGTGAAATACTGAACGAAATATTCTATTGTTGGTTGTCCTGTCAAAGCTTGGTAGAGCAGGCAACGGTCATGGAGCGTAGAGCTACGATTTGTACGCAAGTAGCGTAAGCAGCTGCGACAGCCCGCCTCACAGTCATCCCAATGAGCACGCAAGTAGCGTAAGCAGCTGCAACAGCCCGCCTCACAGTCATCCCAATGGGCACGCAAGTAGCGTAAGCAGCTGCGACAGCCCGCCTCACAGTCATCCCATTGGGCACTTAAACCCTACCTGAAATGTCCACAAAGGAAAAGATTGGACGGGTGAAACGCGACGATCATACGGTTGTCCGTACGTTGTCAGTCGCAGTAGATGTCGTTTTCTTTTGGAGCCGTGACAAACCAAGGCAAATGGCTACAGCTCGACTATGTCGCTGGGTATCTTTCAGTGTTACAGCTTAACGGAAAACGGTCGGTGGTGATTGGTCTGGGCGCGTGTCTGACAGCCTTGTCTGGGTAAACTGtcgagagaaagaggagggtcTTTCACGGagccttttatttatttctttgtttccagtgtgaggggaaaaaaataataacaacagctagctagctaagctagctgtATTCGTTGCGGAACTTCAATGTGGCTCCGTTCGACTGCGACAGAAAGCTGGACCATATTGCGATAGGCGTTAGAAATCCAAAGCGAAGGGAAGGAGGATGAAGCGGCGCAATGCGGACTGCAGCAAGCTCCGACGGCCGTTAAAACGGAACCGGATCACCGAGGGCATATACGGCAGGTAGGGCACGCTTACACACCGAGGGCATATACGGCTGGTAAGGCACGGTCGCACACCGAGGGCATGTACGGCTGGTAGGCTGTGGTCAATCTCGGCTAGCAACGTAGCCTGAGCTTGACAGGCTCGTTAGGTTAGCGCTATCATTTCTGCGATACTGGGAATGCCTTCCGCGTTGGGCAGACACACAGGTGTTGGGTGTACCTTTATAGCTAGTACTGTAGATATAATACTAGATAGGTAAGACACCCAGCTCAGGGTTACACTTGTTTTGCTCGCCTGTTAGCAACCTTAGTTGATCTGGGTTAGCATCAGTGATTTCTGGCTAACGCTAAATCAGCTAAGCTAGAGCCCTTTAGCCACGGTAGTCTGCTTAGCTAACGCTGGCTAGCGTAGATAACTTTAATTAAGTTAGCGTATTGTAGCTAGATGTAGGCCTTGAACCTTACATCATACGACGTGCACAAATCACACTGACTTAAACGTCCATGGTGTCTAGGTAACTAACTGCTGTAATTTGACCTGTGCACATTTATATCTGTAGGTTAGGtcagctaggctagctagcgcGAATATAGGATAGCAACATGAGCCACAACTGACCTGCTGTGACAGTGCAAACAGCTATCAAGCCTTTCTAGCAATGTTCACTATATGGCTAAAGCGcaacattattaaaattaaaaagtattttGGCTGGTCATTGTAGAACGTCGTAGAAAGATACTGCTGGTCCACACGGAAAGTAACAAGCATAACTGCAGTGGATTTGCAAACTGATTTGTGAGCTTGGGAAGTTTGCTTGTCATTCTGAATGTTTTCTTCAGACACCAGTTATTGCCAACCACCAGAAAACAACTTGTCTAAAGTTTATTATCTATTTTTTGGTTGAACCAGGCACACCACAGCCTTGCTTCCATGGTCTTATTTCACATTAACTATTTCCAAATGAAACACCCTGCAATGCAACTTTCCTTTCATATGCATGTATAATTACATGTGTAATTACATATTGTAGCTATATATTGTAATGATCAGTTTGTTAGCCACCTTTTGACATGTTCATCTCTACACAGTTTAGGGCCAGAGGACCACTGTTGACTGGTTACTATTTGGATCGTGGGCTATtctagggcagtggtagctcagtggttaaggtacttgacttgttggaaggttgctggttcaagccccacaactaccaagttgccactgttggacccctgagcaagacccttaattgctcaagttgtactcagtcaaaaaaaatgtttttttggataaaaagaatcagctaaatgccgtaaatgtattCTCAAACCAGACGTGACACGGTATTGATATGGTAGTGGGTGTTGGGTCATGagccattctcaacacagcagtaacaTGGTAGTGGCAAtggtatgagtgtatcagaTACATTCTCAAAAATCTGTTCCACTCTGAACAAGGTTTCATAATACCCTCTTTGTAAGAAAAGTAGTGTCTTGTACCTGGGTAATATTTGAGAAGTGGTCTTGAAGATGGACAGGTACTTTGTGCAAAGTACAGCCAGAAGGCCATCATTAGAAACTGGCTTAGGTCTGAGCACTCCAAACAAACTCAGTGGTTTGATACTGTTCAAGAGAGATTTCACATGGTAAAAATCTTCTGGCAAAAATGGATGGCTTTTATGAATAATTAACTCTTTTAAAGACTTCATAAAGGCACCTATAGACATGGTCACCATTTATTTTAGGACTGTCCCCTAAGTGAAGTGTTTGATATACTTTAACATTGTACTGAATTTGTAACTCCTGCAAGCTACTGTTACTGTTCTAGATACTGCTGTACCACTGGTTTTCTATGTCTTAAAAAATGCACAATTTTTTGTAAAGGTACGTCAACGTGTATACAATTACTTCCTGAACTGAATGTCAAACCACCTTAAATCTTcttgaaaaatgtattgaacTACACaatacttaattattattatatgatatgcTCAACTCCTTCTCAATGTAGTTAAAGGTCTGTTaggaaataaaacacagaataagATTTTTGAAGCAATACCTGGTGAAGTGCCAAATCTAATCTGTATCTGAAGTTTCTGGGTTGACATTTATATTCTTATGTTTGATTTAGTGGGATTTGTTTTTGCTCTCCATAGCAGTGCCATTAACAGTAGGATTATCTGGAATGCAcagtacatgtaaatatgtcatCAGTCCGGATCTGCAACTCGCTGATTGTTGGCAAGTCATAGCGCACCTGTGGATGTTGGCACATtcactcagtgtggtggtggtggtggtgttggtggtgttgtttaaaaaaaaaaaagttctaagatccatgctgtgtgtgtgtttgtgttttgtgtaaatcCCCACTGGCCTTTCCTTCAAGCTccggtcctctaccagaggcctgggagcctgagatcctgtgtagtatcttggCTGTTCCTAGGACAGCACTCTTCTGGACCGatatcttggatgttgttcttggtatctgttggagccattctcccagtttggggattacagcccctagtgctccaattaccatgggaaccacagttgccttcactcccaccccccactccccatcttttctagctcttccttTAGCCAttggtatttctcgagcttctcatgtttctttttcctgatgttgctatcacttggattgccacatctataactatggccctcttctgctgtttgtccaccactatTATGtttggttggttagccattaccatcttgtctgtctatatttggaagtcccacaggatcatAGCATGGTCAacttccaccacctttgggggcATATCCCATTTAGACCTTGGAACCTCCAGactgtactcagcacagatgtttttgtacactatgccagccacttggttatggtgttccatgtacacCCTGCCTGTTAGCATTTGCACCCTGCTGTTATGTACTGggttgtctcaggggcatctttgcacagcctgcatctggggtcctgcctggtatggtagatcccagcctccaCTGATTTAGTATTGaaagcttgttcctgtgctgccatgatttgTACCTCTTTCAATTTTGtgtgtctttcaatccagccttttccagccatttgtaatatttctccatatcagccacttccactaccGGTGGTACATACTATGTAGGGGTTTTccctcccatgatggtccctggttgtcctcatttccatcctccagGGGTTTCTGCTATCTGATGTACTCACTAAGCAGTTTGTGACTTGGGGCCATTATCTTGGTGTATTCCTGgttcttggttgtttcatcctggctCTGATACTCATTAGTCCATGGCCCCCCCTCCTGCATAATGTACATTCTCAGAGTGCTTGATTTGGATTGAAAtcctccatgcattgtgaggagttttcttgtcttgatgtcagttgTTTCTATCTCCTTCTTAGGCCAGCTTTTTATGCCAGTGGGGTACCTGATGACTGGGCACAGGTGTTGATAGCTCGGATCTTGTTTTTCCCATTCAGGTGACTTTGCAGGTATATTTGGTTGTAGCtcctttccttgtggcctcttcatgattcccatttgcctgtgagattccaaggtacttgtagctgcacTCAGAATTTGTTACATTACCCT
This region of Electrophorus electricus isolate fEleEle1 chromosome 11, fEleEle1.pri, whole genome shotgun sequence genomic DNA includes:
- the rhd gene encoding rh blood group, D antigen, whose protein sequence is MAPHYAPSLWARLPAMALMLEIIFIVLFAFFVETEEFKKTKNQEFLYLYANFQDVHVIVFLGFGFMSMFLVRYGFSGTGFGLLVAAMVVQWATFINAFLSSFHSSHFKWPVQINLNSLVNAELCAASALVAMGAVHGKTNPAQLLLLGLLEVTGLVVNQGLIKKLFKNDTFNTTMQLHVFGALFGVMTSWVLYRSEAEPRHEKEKFDSKTGLFSTLGMLLLWMFWPSINFVEAQEIRIMYSTYLSLAVSAVTAMALSVLLSPKGKINLVHVQGAALAGGVAIGAIRTVLDPWVAMVIGMCATLLSTLGFRYMKDHMLFAFECHDTCGVLSVHAIPGILGWFADLFLQLVNTDDATIAIRFAVHYICILLISVSMSLVTGTITGFLLKLKFWKPQQDRKCFDDQAFWEFPHLAVHN